TGCCAGTATCAACTGGGAGCTCGATATCTGGGGCAAGCTTGCCGACCGCAAGAAAGCGGCGAGTGCTGAAGGAGAAGCAAGCCAGCAGGATCTAAAGGCCGCAAGGGTATCAATGGTGGCGCAAGCTCTTCGAGATGGCATTGAACTGGCAAGTCTGGAGCGCTTGAAAAGTCTTGAGCAATCCCGCATCACCAGCCTGCGCCGCACTGAACAGATCATCTCTGATCAATTCTCTCGTGGATTGGGGCAATTAAGTGATCTGGAAGCGGCTCGCTCTGCAACTGCCAATGCCGAAGCCTCCCTTGAGGAGCGAAAACTGGCAATTGCCCAGCTCAAGCGTCGTATGCAGATCGCAACAAATGGCATTCCAACCGGCAAGTTGCGTCTAGGCCGTAAAATGCCGTCCATTCAATTGCCAAAGGGCGATTATCCCGCCGCCATGATGGGCAGGCGGCCCGATATCTTGGCTGCCTTTGAGCGTGCCAAGGCTGCAGATAGCACCCATTCCGCAAGCTACAAGGATATGCTGCCGTCATTCTCGATCACCTTGACTGCCAGCGATCAGGCGCCCAACCTGTCCGATCTGTTCAGTGGAGGACCGGCCTGGCGCACATTGGGATCATTGACTGCTCCGATCTTTGATGGCGGCACCAGACGCCTGACCGCCAAACAGGCAGAGATCGATGCTGCAAGGGGATGGCTGACCTATCGCCAGACCATACTGGATAGCTTATCCGAGGTAGAA
The Cohaesibacter gelatinilyticus genome window above contains:
- a CDS encoding efflux transporter outer membrane subunit: MQSVFRLILLSTLGFVLAGCGTMLVPQKSGFSQQAALQDIPSSWTNSKQPYASGVQSLRSLTNDKALLAYIDQVLEQNISLRQSELAYQRAELERQKAAGDLWPNLNLSSTADRSRSKSQQAAPGQKRASYANNIGLDASINWELDIWGKLADRKKAASAEGEASQQDLKAARVSMVAQALRDGIELASLERLKSLEQSRITSLRRTEQIISDQFSRGLGQLSDLEAARSATANAEASLEERKLAIAQLKRRMQIATNGIPTGKLRLGRKMPSIQLPKGDYPAAMMGRRPDILAAFERAKAADSTHSASYKDMLPSFSITLTASDQAPNLSDLFSGGPAWRTLGSLTAPIFDGGTRRLTAKQAEIDAARGWLTYRQTILDSLSEVENGLQSEGNLRRREAMLTRALRHSKTNHEQYERRYRDGLTDIVTLLSAERDAFTARQSLVNIRSLRLQNRVNLAVAFGLGL